In Saccharomyces cerevisiae S288C chromosome XV, complete sequence, the following proteins share a genomic window:
- the ESC8 gene encoding Esc8p (Protein involved in telomeric and mating-type locus silencing; interacts with Sir2p and also interacts with Gal11p, which is a component of the RNA pol II mediator complex; ESC8 has a paralog, IOC3, that arose from the whole genome duplication) yields the protein MTEIIDLDLVDDFIKKPMVKQQKNQSSKPRVKRRGQLTFDDFRNIKIVEEPVVLSHNSSIDESLDAATQNTKKREKYEGTCDEEMKTKEMEANMASKYSNIKTHSNDTNKVESISEHTTSNNRPLNTLNWSPNIPLRYSDFAKFMSDETVTESNWAPPLCTPLPYAGDVMKILSFIVKFKWVFSDDLLNLSFQDVEIGLELKVAGHSAKNIRICQDKMNLLFCSLLRLLFCSEKRADNQTHRNFTLKRFLSLKNPYGKLVGKLRSLIQEWGLPKEWRGNSDILSTLNFNGGGLLTMEPLDRIILLRCMIDWNCSYSALFHNEIQRLTHLKGDTGFNHQTFHASRFAMCGANNILDSCEVLCSLMSQKLENRKKRKPSDKGKLSKINSQMKFLKGVRKSLSEKVTTDRLRAAVKINEEWGEYFANEFTHTPIDDPTVDEIYKLRTSEFMIARIPRVGDFYLPPFWIGNECSSVNTSYSFNDMSTYLNYFVKFKEEGTKILPAKTAQNENKCQLKLIYRNTPACIRNLQFNDVHFAEVPHWFEVAGDSNSLSNFIEYLESLSSLTENDTDDTKKGIDNLIEFLKIFSIFINETIQRITAAPTGSTEGRHLRTSSQRRTTVHYSSDVNGDVSEESENEVDIDVSDDYDSEYLSEENTLTRKGEDRTDKSFGKRELHNGAKDCDRNCDDIEIFSEPVRQLQDNSREKRSLRRNARKGL from the coding sequence ATGACAGAAATTATTGATTTAGACTTGGTCGATGACTTTATCAAGAAACCTATGGTCAAACAACAGAAAAACCAGTCTTCAAAGCCTAGGGTAAAAAGAAGGGGTCAGTTGACCTTTGATGATTTCAGAAACATCAAAATTGTAGAAGAACCTGTTGTACTTTCTCACAATAGTTCAATTGACGAATCACTGGATGCTGCTACCCAAAATACTAAAAAGCGGGAGAAATATGAAGGTACCTgtgatgaagaaatgaaaactAAAGAAATGGAGGCAAATATGGCAAGCAAATATTCTAATATCAAAACACATTCGAACGACACTAACAAGGTAGAGTCGATCAGTGAACACACTACTTCTAATAATAGACCATTGAATACATTAAACTGGTCACCAAATATTCCTTTACGATATTCTGACTTTGCAAAGTTTATGAGTGATGAGACGGTAACGGAAAGCAATTGGGCGCCTCCCCTTTGCACCCCTCTCCCATATGCAGGCGATGTTATGAAGATCCTTTCTTTTATCGTCAAATTTAAATGGGTGTTCAGCGACGATCTACTGAACCTGTCATTTCAAGATGTGGAGATAGGACTAGAATTAAAGGTGGCTGGCCATTCTGCGAAGAATATTCGAATTTGTCAGGATAAAATGAATCTACTATTTTGCAGTCTTTTGAGGTTATTATTCTGCTCCGAGAAAAGAGCAGACAACCAAACTCATAGAAATTTCACGCTAAAAAGATTTCTTagtttgaaaaatccaTATGGAAAACTGGTTGGCAAACTCAGAAGCTTAATCCAGGAGTGGGGCTTACCAAAAGAATGGCGTGGTAATAGTGATATTTTATCTACTCTAAATTTTAATGGAGGTGGTTTGTTGACGATGGAACCATTAGATagaataatattattgagaTGCATGATCGATTGGAATTGTAGCTACTCCGCACTTTTCCATAATGAAATTCAAAGGCTCACTCACTTGAAAGGCGATACAGGGTTCAACCATCAAACTTTTCACGCCAGCAGGTTTGCTATGTGCGGGGCCAATAACATATTAGATAGTTGTGAAGTTTTATGCTCTTTGATGAGTCAAAAGTTGGAAAAtcgaaagaaaaggaagccCAGCGACAAAGGAAAACTGAGTAAGATCAATAGTCAGATGAAATTTCTAAAGGGTGTTCGGAAATCATTGAGCGAAAAAGTAACTACAGACAGATTACGAGCTGCAGTTAAAATAAATGAAGAATGGGGTGAATATTTTGCAAACGAATTTACACACACACCAATTGATGATCCCACCGTAGACGAAATTTACAAGTTAAGGACATCAGAGTTTATGATAGCGAGAATTCCACGAGTTGGAGATTTCTACTTACCACCATTCTGGATTGGCAACGAATGCAGTTCAGTAAACACTAGTTACAGTTTCAATGACATGTCAACTTATCTTAATTACTTCgtaaaattcaaagagGAGGGTACAAAAATACTGCCTGCAAAAACCGcacaaaatgaaaacaagtGTCAACTTAAACTTATATATAGGAACACTCCTGCATGTATCCGTAATTTACAGTTCAATGATGTTCACTTTGCCGAGGTGCCGCATTGGTTTGAAGTTGCAGGAGACTCGAATTCTTTGAGCAACTTCATTGAGTATTTGGAAAGTTTATCATCACTTACTGAAAATGACACCGATGATACAAAAAAGGGTATAGACAATCTAATtgagtttttgaaaattttcagtaTATTCATAAATGAGACTATTCAGCGCATAACTGCTGCCCCTACAGGCAGTACTGAAGGACGTCATTTGCGAACAAGCTCTCAGAGAAGAACCACGGTGCATTACTCGAGTGATGTAAATGGTGACGTTTCCGAGgaaagtgaaaatgaagttGACATTGACGTTAGCGATGACTATGATTCAGAATATCTGAGTGAGGAGAATACATTGACAAGAAAAGGTGAAGATAGGACAGATAAATCTTTTGGGAAAAGAGAATTACACAATGGCGCTAAAGATTGTGATAGGAATTGTGATGATATAGAGATCTTCTCAGAACCCGTTAGGCAACTACAAGATAATTCTcgggaaaaaagaagcttgAGGCGTAATGCCAGAAAAGGTCTATAG
- the CMK2 gene encoding calmodulin-dependent protein kinase CMK2 (Calmodulin-dependent protein kinase; negative feedback controller of calcium/calcineurin signalling pathway, also has additional Crz1-independent role in promoting calcium tolerance; amino acid sequence similar to mammalian Cam Kinase II; CMK2 has a paralog, CMK1, that arose from the whole genome duplication), translating to MPKESEVINSEFHVDVQDPERLNGHPVAKFINKLSGQPESYVNRTNYIFGRTLGAGSFGVVRQARKLSTNEDVAIKILLKKALQGNNVQLQMLYEELSILQKLSHPNIVSFKDWFESKDKFYIVTQLATGGELFDRILSRGKFTEVDAVEIIVQILGAVEYMHSKNVVHRDLKPENVLYVDKSENSPLVIADFGIAKQLKGEEDLIYKAAGSLGYVAPEVLTQDGHGKPCDIWSIGVITYTLLCGYSPFIAESVEGFMEECTASRYPVTFHMPYWDNISIDVKRFILKALRLNPADRPTATELLDDPWITSKRVETSNILPDVKKGFSLRKKLRDAIEIVKLNNRIKRLRNMYSLGDDGDNDIEENSLNESLLDGVTHSLDDLRLQSQKKGGELTEEQMKLKSALTKDAFVQIVKAATKNKHKVLAGEEEDDSKKTLHDDRESKSED from the coding sequence ATGCCCAAGGAGTCAGAGGTCATAAATTCTGAATTTCATGTAGATGTCCAAGATCCAGAGCGTCTAAACGGCCACCCTGTAGcaaaatttatcaataaatTAAGCGGTCAACCTGAATCTTACGTCAACAGGACTAATTATATTTTCGGTCGAACACTGGGTGCCGGTTCCTTCGGTGTTGTGAGACAAGCCAGAAAGTTGTCCACAAATGAAGATGTTGCTATAAAGAtcttattgaagaaggcATTGCAGGGAAACAATGTGCAATTACAGATGCTGTACGAAGAGCTGtccattcttcaaaaattgagtCATCCGAACATTGTGTCATTCAAGGATTGGTTTGAATCGAAGGATAAGTTCTATATTGTCACTCAGCTGGCAACAGGAGGTGAATTATTTGATAGAATTCTGTCTAGAGGGAAGTTCACAGAAGTGGATGCTGTTGAAATCATAGTTCAGATTCTTGGTGCCGTGGAGTATATGCATTCCAAGAATGTTGTTCATAGGGATTTGAAACCTGAGAACGTTTTGTATGTTGATAAGTCAGAAAATTCGCCTCTGGTAATTGCGGACTTCGGTATAGCTAAACAATTGAAGGGGGAGGAGGATTTGATATACAAAGCAGCCGGATCGTTGGGTTATGTGGCACCAGAAGTCCTCACACAAGATGGACATGGTAAGCCTTGTGATATATGGTCCATTGGTGTGATCACATATACTTTACTGTGCGGTTATTCTCCTTTTATTGCCGAAAGCGTTGAAGGATTCATGGAGGAATGTACAGCTTCGAGATACCCGGTAACCTTCCATATGCCATATTGGGATAACATATCTATTGATGTTAAGCGTTTCATCTTGAAGGCATTGAGATTGAATCCAGCTGACAGACCAACTGCTACGGAATTGCTGGACGATCCATGGATTACTTCAAAGAGAGTTGAAACTAGTAATATTTTACCAGACGTTAAGAAAGGGTTTTCTTTGCGTAAGAAATTACGTGACGCTATTGAAATTGTGAAGCTTAATAATAGAATTAAGAGGTTAAGAAATATGTATTCATTAGGGGACGATGGCGATAACGATATAGAAGAGAATTCCCTCAATGAAAGTCTTCTGGACGGCGTCACACATTCGTTGGATGATTTACGTCTGCAATCTCAGAAGAAAGGGGGAGAACTAACAGAAGAGcaaatgaaattgaagTCTGCATTAACAAAGGATGCCTTTGTTCAAATTGTCAAAGCTGCAACAAAGAATAAACATAAAGTTTTGGCTGGTGAAGAGGAAGACGATAGCAAGAAAACACTGCATGATGATCGGGAGTCGAAGTCAGAAGACTAA
- the IRC10 gene encoding Irc10p (hypothetical protein; subunit of the leading edge protein (LEP) complex (Ssp1-Ady3-Don1-Irc10) that forms a ring-like structure at the leading edge of the prospore membrane during meiosis II; null mutant displays increased levels of spontaneous Rad52p foci) — MFIEYSRLPGFESINISFSRGMLRLAKFTNFATYKQKLEYFRLLAGSNKYIQRISVADFERHPDEINYIYIILISILQMEECMPVLVLCPTVYWVRFHWPGKCSVNSLNFTNETLKSAFHAVFTPYFALMKKVLGRIKNNMLLFAEPHANLNNLFVKHFHDLIYKSVKDEKTGEAILYLRTNVNVPNVFIDDKRAVFHGDGMKIGKFTGKFLCFSFKRTIRWSKLDSVDSFAVTTVNYRVSVNWEKTPRKTFLSLDSDTKNLHYISKKILNKKGKNATTSKTTKSSCTSENVCDDKTFSVEFPLTTSAKTEYLLRSNFSLEKINESNNPTLQELTLNRTHRLYRSNFRNEQSTTQRKFEKIGRTVSTDSGNKLLTFPEQKATRDSNPFSIELTHATVISSDESALKDTTNQAIAEMQRITPAIAKTISRRTANWVCSNPAPDPYGEPSTWSRILTPNLKIISESSPYYPVHLASPNSTFSRDQSVRSVVMRRSSVCVEKQNSFFRNYEHFKNILSRRTIKVKTSCPRLSVDVSDNKRENLSQEHLILPNKSREKVNRFKNCLHRVAEALRAAKENWDQHNPRNSIH, encoded by the coding sequence ATGTTCATTGAATACTCTAGATTACCAGGCTTCGAAAGCATCAATATATCATTTTCTAGAGGCATGCTAAGATTGGCTAAATTTACTAATTTCGCTACatacaaacaaaaattagAGTACTTCAGGCTGTTGGCAGGTTCAAACAAATACATCCAACGAATCAGCGTTGCTGACTTTGAGAGACATCCAGATGAAATCAATTATATTTACATTATACTAATATCCATTCTCCAAATGGAAGAGTGTATGCCAGTCCTAGTTCTATGTCCAACTGTTTATTGGGTACGATTCCACTGGCCTGGAAAATGTTCCGTGAACAGTTTGAACTTTACGAATGAAACGTTAAAAAGCGCTTTCCATGCTGTCTTCACTCCCTATTTTGCactaatgaaaaaagttcTTGGAAGGATTAAAAACAACATGTTGCTATTTGCAGAACCTCATGCAAATTTAAATAATTTGTTTGTCAAGCATTTCCACGATCTCATATATAAGAGCGTAAAGGATGAAAAAACCGGCGAGGCAATTCTGTATTTGAGAACTAACGTTAATGTTCcaaatgtttttattgaCGATAAAAGAGCAGTTTTTCATGGTGACGGTAtgaaaattggaaaatttacCGGCAAATTTTTATGCTTTTCCTTCAAACGAACAATAAGATGGTCAAAATTAGATTCAGTGGATTCTTTTGCGGTTACGACAGTAAATTATAGAGTATCTGTAAATTGGGAAAAGACACCAAGAAAGACTTTCCTTTCTCTAGACAGTGACACCAAAAATTTACACTATATATCgaaaaagatattgaaTAAAAAGGGAAAGAACGCCACTACatcaaaaacaacaaaaagtTCATGCACAAGTGAGAACGTTTGCGATGATAAAACATTCTCCGTCGAATTCCCACTTACAACGTCAGCAAAAACTGAATATTTGTTGAGaagtaatttttctttagaaaaaattaatgaaagcAACAATCCTACCCTTCAAGAACTTACTTTAAACCGTACACATCGCTTATACCGATCAAATTTTCGCAATGAACAAAGCACCACACAGAGgaagtttgaaaaaatcgGTAGAACTGTCTCTACTGATTCAGGCAATAAACTGCTTACGTTTCCGGAACAAAAGGCCACAAGAGATAGTAACCCCTTCTCAATCGAATTGACACATGCAACAGTAATTTCCAGCGACGAAAGTGCCTTAAAAGACACTACTAATCAAGCGATAGCCGAAATGCAACGTATAACTCCTGCTATTGCAAAGACAATCTCGAGAAGAACAGCAAATTGGGTCTGCTCAAACCCAGCTCCTGATCCGTATGGGGAACCTTCAACGTGGTCCAGAATTTTGACCcctaatttgaaaataatatcGGAATCATCACCATATTATCCAGTCCATCTAGCTTCACCAAATTCTACCTTTAGTAGAGATCAAAGTGTAAGAAGTGTTGTCATGAGGAGAAGTTCTGTATGtgttgaaaaacaaaatagtTTCTTCAGAAATTACGaacatttcaaaaatatattGTCGAGAAGAACTATTAAGGTTAAGACATCATGTCCTAGGCTGAGCGTTGACGTAAGTGACaacaaaagagaaaatttatCACAAGAACACCTCATTTTACCGAACAAATCTAGAGAAAAAGTCAACCGATTTAAAAATTGCCTACATAGAGTTGCAGAAGCGCTCAGAGCTGCCAAAGAAAACTGGGATCAGCACAATCCCAGGAACTCTATTCATTAA
- a CDS encoding uncharacterized protein (hypothetical protein; mCherry fusion protein localizes to the cytosol and nucleus): MRPHHFFCGNMGVMYTAMSGYETEDAQAYWACGRAYESAFATLTKKVPGTTFSADMPTSTWHGVLDCGYSSSINVAENKSSPIDYWNCGRTYARNYALSDALSLKPTNMLQYFLLVLFFICIIL; encoded by the coding sequence ATGCGACcacatcattttttttgtggTAACATGGGAGTGATGTATACGGCCATGTCTGGATACGAAACAGAAGACGCACAAGCCTACTGGGCATGCGGTAGAGCATATGAATCAGCTTTTGCAACGTTGACTAAAAAGGTTCCAGGAACCACATTCTCAGCTGATATGCCAACATCTACTTGGCATGGTGTCCTGGATTGCGGCTATTCCTCTTCAATTAACGTGgcagaaaataaaagttcGCCCATCGATTATTGGAATTGTGGTAGAACATATGCCAGGAATTATGCTCTGTCCGATGCGCTTTCACTGAAGCCAACGAATATGTTACAGTACTTTCTAttagtattattttttatctgCATTATACTATGA
- the HRD1 gene encoding E3 ubiquitin-protein ligase HRD1 (Ubiquitin-protein ligase involved in ER-associated degradation (ERAD) of misfolded proteins; upon autoubiquitination triggers retrotranslocation of misfolded proteins to cytosol for degradation; genetically linked to the unfolded protein response (UPR); regulated through association with Hrd3p; contains an H2 ring finger; likely plays a general role in targeting proteins that persistently associate with and potentially obstruct the ER-localized translocon) has translation MVPENRRKQLAIFVVVTYLLTFYCVYSATKTSVSFLQVTLKLNEGFNLMVLSIFILLNSTLLWQLLTKLLFGELRLIEHEHIFERLPFTIINTLFMSSLFHERYFFTVAFFGLLLLYLKVFHWILKDRLEALLQSINDSTTMKTLIFSRFSFNLVLLAVVDYQIITRCISSIYTNQKSDIESTSLYLIQVMEFTMLLIDLLNLFLQTCLNFWEFYRSQQSLSNENNHIVHGDPTDENTVESDQSQPVLNDDDDDDDDDRQFTGLEGKFMYEKAIDVFTRFLKTALHLSMLIPFRMPMMLLKDVVWDILALYQSGTSLWKIWRNNKQLDDTLVTVTVEQLQNSANDDNICIICMDELIHSPNQQTWKNKNKKPKRLPCGHILHLSCLKNWMERSQTCPICRLPVFDEKGNVVQTTFTSNSDITTQTTVTDSTGIATDQQGFANEVDLLPTRTTSPDIRIVPTQNIDTLAMRTRSTSTPSPTWYTFPLHKTGDNSVGSSRSAYEFLITNSDEKENGIPVKLTIENHEVNSLHGDGGEQIAKKIVIPDKFIQHI, from the coding sequence atggTGCCAGAAAATAGAAGGAAACAGTTGGCAATTTTTGTAGTTGTCACATATTTGCTCACATTTTATTGCGTGTATTCAGCCACCAAGACAAGCGTTTCCTTTTTGCAAGTAACACTGAAGCTAAATGAAGGCTTCAATCTAATGGTTTTGTCGATATTCATCTTATTAAATTCTACCTTACTATGGCAACTCCTAACGAAACTATTATTTGGTGAACTGAGGCTTATTGAGCATGAGcacatttttgaaaggtTACCATTTACCATTATAAACACCTTGTTTATGTCCTCACTGTTCCACGAACGGTATTTTTTCACAGTGGCATTTTTTGGACTATTACTACTCTATCTGAAAGTTTTCCATTGGATTTTAAAGGATAGGCTGGAGGCCTTATTACAGTCAATAAATGATTCCACCACAATGAAAACCCTTATCTTTAGTAGATTCTCATTTAACCTCGTACTATTGGCGGTTGTAGACTACCAGATAATAACACGATGCATCTCCTCCATATATACAAACCAAAAGAGTGATATTGAATCCACATCCCTTTACCTGATACAAGTAATGGAGTTTACCATGCTTTTGATTGATTTGCTAAATTTATTCCTACAGACTTGTTTGAATTTCTGGGAATTTTATCGCTCACAACAAAGTCTGTCTAATGAGAACAACCATATTGTCCATGGCGATCCTACAGATGAAAACACGGTTGAGTCTGATCAATCTCAGCCAGTGCTGAATGACGACGACgatgacgacgatgatgataGACAATTTACCGGCCTGGAGGGTAAATTCATGTATGAAAAAGCAATTGACGTATTCACAAGATTCTTAAAAACGGCACTTCATTTGTCTATGCTAATACCATTTAGGATGCCTATGatgcttttgaaagatgtGGTGTGGGATATCTTGGCACTATATCAAAGTGGCACAAGTTTGTGGAAAATCTGGAGAAATAACAAACAGCTCGACGACACTCTTGTCACTGTCACCGTAGAACAGCTACAAAATTCTGCAAATGATGACAATATTTGTATCATTTGTATGGATGAGTTAATACATTCTCCAAACCAGCAGACGTGgaagaataaaaacaagaaaccCAAAAGGTTACCTTGTGGCCACATACTTCATTTGTCGTGTTTAAAGAATTGGATGGAACGTTCTCAGACTTGTCCTATTTGTAGATTGCCTGtctttgatgaaaaaggtAATGTTGTGCAAACGACTTTCACTTCCAATAGTGATATCACGACACAGACCACCGTAACAGATAGCACTGGGATAGCGACAGATCAACAAGGTTTCGCAAACGAAGTAGATCTACTTCCCACAAGAACAACTTCCCCTGATATAAGGATAGTGCCTACTCAAAATATAGACACATTAGCAATGAGAACAAGGTCAACCTCTACACCATCTCCTACGTGGTATACGTTCCCATTACATAAAACTGGTGATAATTCTGTTGGGTCAAGCCGATCAGCCTACGAATTTTTGATCACAAATTCAgatgagaaagaaaatggtattCCTGTCAAATTAACAATAGAAAATCACGAAGTAAATTCTCTGCATGGAGACGGGGGCGAGCAAATTGCCAAGAAAATTGTCATACCAGATAAATTTATCCAGCATATCTAG
- the HTZ1 gene encoding histone H2AZ (Histone variant H2A.Z; exchanged for histone H2A in nucleosomes by the SWR1 complex; involved in transcriptional regulation through prevention of the spread of silent heterochromatin; Htz1p-containing nucleosomes facilitate RNA Pol II passage by affecting correct assembly and modification status of RNA Pol II elongation complexes and by favoring efficient nucleosome remodeling), whose product MSGKAHGGKGKSGAKDSGSLRSQSSSARAGLQFPVGRIKRYLKRHATGRTRVGSKAAIYLTAVLEYLTAEVLELAGNAAKDLKVKRITPRHLQLAIRGDDELDSLIRATIASGGVLPHINKALLLKVEKKGSKK is encoded by the coding sequence ATGTCAGGAAAAGCTCATGGAGGTAAAGGTAAATCCGGCGCTAAAGACAGTGGTTCATTGAGATCTcaatcttcttcagcaaGGGCTGGCTTGCAGTTTCCTGTCGGTAGGATTAAGCGTTACCTGAAAAGGCACGCTACCGGCCGAACAAGAGTAGGATCCAAAGCTGCCATTTATTTGACTGCTGTGTTGGAATATTTGACTGCTGaagtgctggagttggcTGGTAATGCAGCCAAGGATCTTAAAGTCAAGAGGATTACCCCAAGACATCTGCAATTGGCCATTAGAGGTGACGATGAGTTAGATTCTTTGATCAGGGCTACAATTGCTTCAGGTGGTGTTTTGCCTCATATAAATAAAgcattattattgaaagtggaaaaaaagggaagtaagaaataa